A genomic stretch from Desulfotignum balticum DSM 7044 includes:
- the tatA gene encoding twin-arginine translocase TatA/TatE family subunit yields the protein MIGGIGMPELIIILVIILIIFGAGKLPEIGAGLGKGIKNFKKATKEPLEDTDKEPEKIDKE from the coding sequence ATGATTGGTGGAATCGGAATGCCGGAACTGATAATTATCCTTGTCATCATCCTCATCATTTTTGGTGCGGGCAAACTGCCTGAAATCGGTGCCGGACTGGGCAAAGGGATAAAAAATTTCAAAAAAGCCACAAAAGAACCTCTGGAAGATACAGACAAAGAACCGGAGAAAATTGACAAAGAATAA
- a CDS encoding AAA family ATPase, with product MNENMTQEFQGATKYVLDQELASIVNISMRLEMPLLLKGEPGTGKTMLAYAIAESLDMPLIVLNVKSSMKLVEALYQYDTLTRLNDSRFGDSKRDVSNINEYIKMGKIGQAFVAARRTVLLIDEIDKADTDFQDDMLDVLDQMQYDIIETDQTVKAAHRPVIIITSNAKKDLSDPFLGRCNFHHIAFPDPKMMRKIIHVHFPDLDEKLADNAIKAFFSMRDIDGIEKKPATRELINWIRALNADPDFRVKDLINGKLPFLGVLFKKSPDYERAQNLTSRKRLF from the coding sequence ATGAATGAGAATATGACCCAGGAATTTCAAGGCGCCACCAAATACGTGCTGGACCAGGAACTGGCCTCCATTGTCAATATATCCATGCGGCTGGAAATGCCGCTGCTCCTCAAAGGAGAGCCGGGCACCGGCAAGACCATGCTGGCCTATGCCATTGCGGAAAGTCTGGATATGCCCCTGATCGTTTTGAACGTGAAATCCAGCATGAAACTGGTGGAGGCCCTGTATCAGTATGATACCTTAACCCGGCTCAATGATTCCCGGTTCGGGGATTCCAAACGGGATGTGAGCAATATCAATGAATATATCAAAATGGGCAAGATCGGACAGGCGTTTGTGGCGGCCCGGCGCACCGTGCTGCTTATCGACGAGATCGACAAGGCAGACACCGATTTTCAGGATGACATGCTCGATGTGCTCGACCAGATGCAGTACGATATCATTGAGACCGACCAGACCGTCAAGGCCGCTCACCGGCCGGTGATCATCATCACGTCCAATGCCAAAAAAGACCTGTCGGACCCGTTTCTGGGCCGGTGTAATTTCCATCATATCGCGTTTCCGGATCCCAAGATGATGCGCAAGATCATTCATGTGCATTTTCCGGATCTGGATGAAAAACTGGCGGATAACGCCATCAAGGCGTTTTTCAGCATGCGGGACATTGACGGCATTGAAAAGAAACCCGCCACAAGGGAGTTGATCAACTGGATCAGAGCCCTGAATGCGGATCCGGATTTCCGGGTGAAAGACCTGATCAACGGGAAACTGCCGTTTCTCGGCGTATTGTTCAAAAAAAGTCCGGATTATGAACGTGCCCAGAATTTAACGTCCCGAAAACGCTTGTTTTAA
- a CDS encoding vWA domain-containing protein: MFVKFFYTLKEVGIPVSPTAFLTLQKALYNGMVAGLDDFYTCARAILVKSERYFDLYDQVFAHHFEGVPLPDDEGFEIDEIARGLLDEWLKNPKMVADALGIDEDKLNKMTPDELIEYFKKRLKDQDGRHDGGGKWIGTGGYSPVGHSGYHPGGMRVGGQSLNKSAVKVANERRYKDYSTTGPLTQANIGEALKRLRNLVPAGPKDQVNVDETIRETMRNAGEIELVFDRALKDRLKVILAIDNGGWSMDPHIDIVQTLFDYARAQFKEIKTYFFHNTIYDYVWEDPARYKKPKKIVEFTRNDPETRLVIVGDASMAPYELMAHDGSIHISERSGRPSIEQLRFLAQTFPHSIWLNPVPESMWGYTHTIMTINTIFPMFELSLDGLEKAVTKLMAKD, encoded by the coding sequence ATGTTTGTAAAATTTTTCTATACCCTCAAAGAGGTCGGCATCCCCGTGTCTCCCACGGCATTTCTCACGTTGCAGAAAGCCCTGTATAACGGCATGGTGGCCGGTCTGGATGATTTTTATACCTGTGCCCGGGCCATTCTGGTGAAAAGTGAACGGTATTTTGATCTGTATGACCAGGTGTTTGCCCATCATTTTGAAGGGGTTCCTTTACCGGATGATGAGGGGTTCGAGATCGATGAAATTGCCAGAGGATTGCTGGATGAATGGCTGAAAAATCCGAAAATGGTGGCGGATGCACTAGGCATCGATGAGGACAAACTCAATAAAATGACGCCGGATGAGCTGATCGAGTATTTCAAAAAACGGCTCAAGGATCAGGACGGACGTCATGACGGGGGCGGCAAATGGATCGGCACGGGCGGATATTCCCCGGTGGGCCATTCCGGATATCACCCAGGGGGCATGCGGGTGGGCGGCCAGTCATTGAACAAATCCGCGGTCAAGGTGGCCAATGAGCGACGGTACAAGGATTACTCCACGACCGGCCCATTGACCCAGGCCAATATCGGCGAAGCCTTGAAACGGCTGCGCAACCTGGTGCCGGCCGGACCCAAAGATCAGGTGAATGTGGATGAGACTATCAGAGAAACCATGCGCAACGCCGGGGAGATCGAACTGGTGTTTGACCGGGCCCTCAAGGACCGGCTCAAGGTGATTCTGGCCATAGACAACGGGGGCTGGTCCATGGATCCGCACATCGATATCGTTCAGACCCTGTTTGATTATGCCAGGGCTCAGTTCAAGGAGATCAAGACCTATTTTTTCCACAACACCATTTACGATTATGTGTGGGAGGACCCGGCCCGGTATAAGAAACCCAAAAAAATTGTGGAATTCACCCGGAATGACCCGGAAACCCGGCTGGTCATTGTGGGGGATGCCAGCATGGCACCCTATGAGCTGATGGCCCATGACGGTTCCATTCATATCAGTGAGCGCAGCGGCCGGCCCAGTATCGAGCAGCTCAGATTTCTGGCTCAAACTTTTCCCCACAGCATCTGGCTCAACCCGGTGCCGGAATCCATGTGGGGGTATACGCACACCATTATGACCATCAATACCATTTTCCCCATGTTTGAGCTGTCTTTGGACGGCCTGGAAAAAGCGGTGACAAAATTGATGGCCAAAGATTAG
- a CDS encoding TatD family hydrolase, producing the protein MILFDSHCHIDDPCFEQDMDAMFERARNAGVLAMTIAGVNADMTRKAIDIAARYDNVITAVGIHPHDAAHCAPDILDGLICLAKENGCVKAWGETGLDFNRMFSPQKDQETCLKAQLAIAGELDLPLIFHERDSMGRFYEIIKSEGPASRKGVVHCFSGTRTEMFQYLDLGYHIGITGILTIQKRGRLLRELAPLIPEDRILIETDAPYLTPAPQKNKVRRNEPAFVASVLTTLARVRNQDPEDLAVTIFNNTNRFFSTNFT; encoded by the coding sequence ATGATATTATTTGACTCTCACTGCCATATTGATGACCCTTGTTTTGAGCAAGACATGGATGCCATGTTTGAACGGGCACGCAACGCCGGGGTCCTTGCCATGACCATTGCCGGGGTGAATGCGGATATGACCCGGAAAGCCATAGATATTGCCGCCCGATATGACAATGTCATTACCGCCGTGGGGATTCATCCCCATGATGCGGCCCATTGCGCCCCGGACATCCTGGACGGTCTGATTTGCCTGGCAAAAGAAAACGGCTGTGTCAAGGCCTGGGGGGAGACCGGGCTGGATTTCAACCGCATGTTTTCCCCTCAAAAAGATCAGGAAACCTGCCTCAAAGCCCAGCTGGCCATTGCCGGAGAACTGGACCTGCCGTTGATTTTTCATGAGCGCGATTCCATGGGCCGGTTTTATGAGATTATCAAATCAGAGGGTCCGGCCTCCAGAAAAGGGGTGGTCCACTGTTTTTCCGGCACCCGCACAGAGATGTTCCAATACCTGGACTTAGGATATCATATCGGCATCACCGGGATTCTGACCATCCAGAAGCGGGGCCGGCTGCTCCGGGAGCTGGCGCCGTTGATTCCGGAAGACCGGATTCTCATTGAAACCGACGCCCCCTATCTGACCCCGGCCCCCCAGAAAAATAAAGTCCGCCGCAATGAGCCGGCTTTTGTGGCATCCGTGCTGACCACCCTGGCCCGGGTCCGGAACCAGGACCCCGAAGACCTGGCCGTTACTATTTTCAACAATACCAACCGGTTTTTCAGCACAAATTTTACCTGA
- a CDS encoding cell division ATP-binding protein FtsE has product MNLDTGKNAIIRLFNVTKHYGGKPALHNVSLDIEPGEFVFISGPSGAGKSTLLKVLYLAETLSDGQILIDGMNLSRISPARLPFLRRRFGMVFQDFKLIPTLTVFDNVALALEVAGKNPSFIRKKVRHVLRITGMEKKAHMLPPTLSGGEQQRVAVARAVAGDPDIILADEPTGSLDQVSARRVLEILLAYHKKGGTILVASHHLQQLQTVVTGRSIVLEKGRLISATRLEPYAT; this is encoded by the coding sequence ATGAACCTGGACACGGGAAAAAACGCCATTATCCGGCTGTTCAATGTCACCAAACACTATGGGGGCAAACCGGCATTGCACAATGTGTCCCTGGACATTGAGCCCGGTGAGTTCGTGTTTATCTCCGGACCGTCCGGTGCCGGGAAATCCACGCTGCTCAAAGTGCTGTACCTGGCAGAAACCTTGTCTGACGGGCAGATTCTCATTGATGGCATGAATCTTTCCAGGATATCGCCGGCCCGGCTGCCTTTTTTGCGGCGGCGGTTCGGCATGGTGTTTCAGGATTTCAAACTGATCCCCACACTGACGGTGTTTGACAATGTGGCGTTAGCGCTGGAGGTGGCCGGGAAAAACCCGTCATTTATCAGAAAAAAAGTCAGGCATGTGCTCAGGATCACGGGTATGGAAAAAAAAGCCCATATGCTGCCGCCCACCCTGTCCGGAGGCGAGCAGCAGCGGGTGGCCGTGGCCCGGGCCGTGGCCGGAGATCCGGATATCATTCTGGCGGATGAGCCAACGGGCAGCCTGGATCAGGTGTCTGCCCGGCGGGTACTGGAGATCCTTTTGGCATACCACAAAAAAGGGGGCACGATTCTGGTGGCCAGCCATCATCTTCAGCAATTGCAGACCGTGGTGACGGGCCGAAGCATTGTGCTGGAAAAAGGCCGGCTGATATCCGCCACCCGCCTGGAACCATACGCCACATGA
- the ftsX gene encoding permease-like cell division protein FtsX, whose amino-acid sequence MIRYFQKALADIRSNRFLNLITMVTISLSILMVSLCLLVFENLGRIMDGWNQEGRAMVYLVPEFSTQMRPELASAITHMDGVVQVTFVSKDQALARLKNQMAESTRFLDTLKENPLPHAFEIRIQTRAGFEPVAAVVRQIESLDLVESVEYNQKWLARMLDLFQLFRLIGYVVCALFLLIAFFITASTVRLVFHSRQSEVEIMRLVGATDRFIKMPFYVTGLIQGAVGGILGLMILFAAYLAACSGISQSMGNLFHLDVRFLSVTAMGGIWVVSTFLGWFGCYLSLRQLLK is encoded by the coding sequence ATGATCCGTTATTTTCAAAAAGCTTTGGCAGATATCCGATCCAACCGGTTTTTAAATCTGATCACCATGGTGACGATTTCGTTGTCCATTCTGATGGTCTCATTGTGTCTGCTGGTTTTTGAAAACCTGGGCCGGATCATGGACGGCTGGAATCAGGAAGGCCGGGCCATGGTGTATCTGGTGCCTGAATTTTCCACACAGATGCGCCCGGAGCTGGCATCGGCCATCACACATATGGACGGGGTTGTTCAAGTCACATTTGTTTCAAAAGACCAGGCCCTGGCGCGTCTGAAAAACCAGATGGCCGAGTCCACCCGATTTCTGGATACGCTGAAAGAAAATCCGTTGCCCCATGCGTTTGAAATTCGAATACAGACCCGGGCGGGGTTTGAACCCGTGGCCGCCGTTGTCCGGCAGATCGAGTCCCTGGATCTGGTGGAGAGCGTGGAATACAACCAAAAGTGGCTGGCCCGGATGCTTGATTTATTTCAATTGTTCCGGCTGATCGGGTATGTCGTGTGTGCGCTGTTTTTACTGATCGCCTTTTTTATCACTGCCAGCACGGTGCGGCTGGTGTTTCATTCCCGGCAGTCGGAAGTGGAGATCATGCGGCTGGTGGGGGCGACGGACCGGTTTATCAAAATGCCGTTTTATGTGACCGGGCTGATACAGGGAGCCGTGGGCGGCATTCTGGGATTGATGATACTTTTTGCGGCCTATCTGGCCGCATGTTCGGGCATTTCCCAAAGCATGGGGAATCTGTTTCATCTGGATGTCCGGTTTCTTTCTGTTACGGCCATGGGGGGAATCTGGGTTGTCAGTACATTTTTAGGATGGTTCGGGTGTTATCTTTCCTTAAGACAACTGTTAAAATAA
- a CDS encoding murein hydrolase activator EnvC family protein codes for MLSFLKTTVKIILVSGGLICGLPAGLPANTVDSLTQEKQNIETRMHGEESRVREFSQKETRLIQDLDTIDYRLNQARIRVKMLSSRISELEKNMAALQADRQDLSRRIDDRRTYAQNRLAALYRMHAAGRLNMMTRPATVFDFLVNRRAMEQVVDADYEIIGNLNRDLSQIKALEAQMTEQKAAMDKLEHDLAQEIQIMTRTSEKKQTILHAVQNQKKMAHAALASLKESADALDRQIAGFEKHRKSDPDMMVFSRQKGRLMPPVAGKIISRFGITQSGDYKSFTFQSGIDIRGKQGEPVRSVFRGNVIFAEWLKGYGNMVIINHGENYYTLYAHLQEMFKKKGDGVDAGEVIATLGDTGSLKGVCLHFELRHHGKPVDPLKWLKKGA; via the coding sequence GTGTTATCTTTCCTTAAGACAACTGTTAAAATAATTCTGGTGTCAGGCGGTTTGATATGCGGCCTGCCGGCCGGGTTGCCGGCAAACACGGTGGATTCTCTGACACAGGAAAAGCAAAATATTGAAACCCGCATGCACGGGGAAGAATCCCGGGTTCGTGAGTTTTCCCAAAAGGAAACCCGGTTGATCCAGGATCTGGATACAATTGATTACCGTCTGAATCAGGCCCGAATCCGGGTGAAGATGCTGTCATCCCGGATCAGTGAACTGGAAAAAAACATGGCGGCCCTCCAGGCGGACCGGCAGGACCTGTCCCGCCGGATCGATGACCGTCGGACATATGCTCAAAATCGTCTGGCTGCGCTTTACCGGATGCATGCGGCAGGCCGCCTGAACATGATGACACGGCCGGCCACGGTGTTCGATTTTCTGGTGAACCGCCGGGCTATGGAACAGGTGGTGGACGCGGATTATGAAATCATCGGCAATTTGAACAGGGACCTGTCTCAAATAAAGGCCCTTGAAGCCCAGATGACGGAACAGAAAGCCGCCATGGATAAGCTTGAGCATGATCTGGCCCAAGAGATCCAGATCATGACCCGGACGTCTGAAAAAAAACAAACCATTCTGCATGCCGTCCAGAATCAGAAAAAAATGGCCCATGCGGCCCTGGCATCCTTGAAAGAATCAGCAGATGCGCTGGACCGGCAGATAGCCGGTTTTGAAAAACACAGAAAGTCCGACCCGGATATGATGGTGTTTTCCCGCCAGAAAGGCCGCCTGATGCCGCCGGTGGCGGGAAAAATCATCTCCCGGTTCGGTATCACACAGTCCGGTGATTACAAATCCTTCACTTTTCAGAGCGGAATTGATATAAGAGGAAAACAGGGTGAACCGGTCCGGTCCGTTTTCAGGGGCAATGTCATCTTTGCTGAATGGCTGAAAGGGTATGGCAATATGGTTATCATCAACCATGGAGAAAATTATTATACCCTGTATGCCCATTTACAGGAAATGTTCAAGAAAAAAGGTGATGGCGTGGATGCCGGTGAAGTGATCGCCACCTTAGGTGATACCGGATCTCTGAAAGGCGTGTGTCTTCATTTTGAGCTCAGGCATCATGGCAAACCGGTGGATCCCTTGAAATGGTTAAAAAAAGGAGCATAA
- a CDS encoding S41 family peptidase, which translates to MTIRCLSFPKCLGTLLFLGLICLFVPPAHAETDPPYESLKLFVAVLEELERNYVEDVDADTLIHNAIKGMVENLDPHSSFMPPQAFEDLQDDTKGEFSGIGIVITLQDGILTVVSPIEGTPAYDAGIYAGDIIVKIDGESTKGMALWEAVNRMRGPRHEEVMITVIREDEPAPLTFSLKRDLIPMTSVRSAVLTPGYGYVRVTNFRMNTHEEMGRQLEALEAEAAPLKGLVIDLRDNPGGLLDQAIKMADFFLNAGTIVSIKGRDQKDNQDYQAHSDRFDKDYPIVVLINGGSASASEIVAGALQDHARALILGTPSFGKGSVQTVRPLKDGYGLKYTIARYYTPNGRSIQAKGIQPDIEVDSGILEQTRKKASVFDRMIKEKDLPHSLMPEEDAKETSSEETSSEETVPDVSEQQRQIKESAELLQDVQVKRALDILISYGVFSNLNDK; encoded by the coding sequence ATGACAATTCGATGTTTATCCTTTCCAAAATGCCTTGGAACCTTATTGTTCCTGGGGCTGATATGTCTTTTTGTCCCGCCGGCCCATGCCGAGACCGATCCCCCTTATGAATCATTGAAGCTGTTTGTGGCGGTTCTCGAAGAGCTGGAAAGAAATTATGTGGAGGACGTGGATGCAGACACCCTGATACACAACGCCATCAAAGGGATGGTGGAGAATCTGGATCCCCATTCCAGCTTTATGCCGCCCCAGGCCTTTGAAGACCTTCAAGATGATACCAAAGGGGAGTTTTCAGGGATCGGTATTGTGATTACGCTCCAAGACGGCATTTTAACGGTGGTGTCTCCCATTGAAGGAACCCCGGCGTATGATGCCGGGATTTATGCCGGGGATATCATTGTCAAGATCGATGGCGAATCCACCAAAGGCATGGCATTGTGGGAAGCGGTGAATCGGATGCGCGGTCCCCGGCATGAAGAAGTCATGATTACCGTTATCCGGGAAGATGAACCCGCACCCCTGACCTTTTCCCTGAAACGGGATCTGATTCCCATGACCAGCGTCCGGTCGGCCGTACTGACTCCAGGATACGGATATGTCCGGGTGACCAATTTTCGGATGAACACCCATGAAGAGATGGGGCGACAGCTGGAAGCACTTGAAGCAGAAGCCGCTCCTTTGAAAGGGCTTGTGATTGACCTGCGGGACAATCCCGGGGGACTGCTGGACCAGGCCATCAAGATGGCGGATTTCTTTTTAAATGCCGGGACGATTGTTTCCATCAAGGGTCGGGATCAGAAAGACAACCAGGACTATCAGGCCCATTCGGACCGGTTTGATAAAGATTACCCCATTGTCGTGCTGATCAACGGCGGGTCTGCCTCAGCATCGGAAATTGTGGCCGGTGCATTGCAGGATCATGCCCGGGCATTGATTCTGGGAACACCGTCTTTTGGGAAAGGGTCGGTCCAGACGGTTCGACCTCTGAAGGATGGATATGGGTTGAAATATACCATTGCCAGATACTACACGCCCAACGGCCGTTCCATTCAGGCCAAAGGAATCCAGCCGGATATCGAGGTGGATTCCGGGATTCTGGAACAAACCCGGAAAAAAGCCTCTGTGTTCGACCGGATGATAAAGGAAAAAGATCTGCCGCACAGCCTGATGCCCGAAGAAGATGCAAAAGAGACCTCTTCGGAAGAAACCTCTTCGGAAGAAACCGTTCCGGATGTATCTGAACAACAGCGTCAGATCAAGGAATCAGCCGAGCTTCTTCAGGATGTTCAGGTAAAACGGGCCCTGGATATTCTGATCAGTTACGGGGTGTTCAGTAATCTCAATGACAAGTAA
- a CDS encoding divergent polysaccharide deacetylase family protein: MTSKKTASRKTAGAKKTAAGKKTATAKKPAGKKKSTGSRRKSGKKTQTDLRSQLKKIGIGLMVLVAVCLTGAMVADLLIRQPVPSGLENTATRTKLPPEKTDAPKKTPLPKPPSKAVKETRDADHIAPQSGLMEKNGHPVLYEVFEETVPPPRTGADHRRVPESGDGLYEIALIIDDIGYDQKMAMALYALEPDISFSILPWSPHGRAIAGILREKGALIMLHLPMEPVQYPDVNPGPGALLTSMSPDMLIAQLEKNIDDVPGASGVNNHMGSRLTAEAGQMYQVFTILKKRNLFFVDSMTAPKSQCRAAARLLQIRFSERDVFLDNIQEQAYITGQFAQLKKIARKHGSAIGIGHPYPATLKTLKAELSKIKGEFKIVPASRMVMIPG, from the coding sequence ATGACAAGTAAAAAAACCGCTTCCCGGAAAACAGCGGGTGCCAAAAAAACAGCAGCTGGCAAAAAAACAGCAACTGCCAAAAAACCGGCCGGGAAAAAAAAATCAACCGGGTCCAGGCGCAAAAGCGGCAAAAAAACACAAACCGATCTGAGGTCTCAATTGAAAAAGATCGGGATCGGATTGATGGTACTGGTGGCGGTGTGTCTGACCGGGGCCATGGTGGCGGATCTGCTGATCCGCCAACCCGTGCCATCTGGCTTGGAAAACACAGCAACCCGAACCAAGCTGCCGCCTGAAAAAACAGATGCTCCCAAAAAAACACCGCTTCCAAAACCGCCTTCCAAAGCGGTCAAAGAGACCCGGGACGCGGATCATATCGCACCGCAGTCCGGGCTGATGGAAAAAAACGGGCATCCGGTCCTGTATGAAGTGTTTGAAGAAACCGTGCCACCTCCCCGAACCGGAGCCGATCATCGTCGGGTTCCGGAAAGCGGTGATGGCCTGTATGAAATCGCCCTGATTATCGATGATATCGGATATGATCAAAAGATGGCCATGGCCCTGTATGCACTGGAACCCGATATCAGTTTCTCTATTCTTCCCTGGTCTCCCCATGGCCGGGCTATTGCAGGAATACTCAGGGAAAAAGGGGCGCTGATCATGCTGCATCTGCCCATGGAACCGGTCCAGTATCCGGATGTGAATCCCGGGCCCGGGGCCTTGCTCACAAGCATGTCTCCGGATATGCTCATTGCGCAACTGGAAAAAAACATCGATGATGTGCCCGGGGCATCCGGGGTCAACAACCATATGGGCTCCCGGCTGACCGCCGAAGCCGGCCAGATGTATCAGGTATTTACCATTCTAAAGAAAAGAAATCTGTTCTTTGTTGATTCCATGACCGCACCCAAATCACAATGCCGGGCAGCAGCCCGCCTGCTTCAGATACGCTTCAGTGAACGGGATGTGTTTTTAGACAATATTCAGGAACAAGCCTATATTACCGGCCAGTTTGCCCAGTTGAAAAAAATTGCCAGAAAACATGGCAGTGCCATCGGTATTGGTCATCCCTATCCCGCCACCCTGAAAACCCTGAAAGCTGAACTGTCCAAAATCAAAGGGGAATTTAAAATTGTACCTGCCAGCCGGATGGTGATGATCCCCGGCTGA
- a CDS encoding hotdog fold thioesterase, translating to MTQIWKQPLNLAPFAPVIDQTIVGHMGIEFTEFGPDFICAAMPVDHRTIQPMGILHGGASVVLAETLGSVASYLALDSDHYSVGLQITANHLKQVRKGKVIGTVRPVHLGRTTHVWDIIIENEAGEPVCVSRLTMAVMPVVQPE from the coding sequence ATGACGCAGATCTGGAAACAACCTTTGAATCTGGCACCGTTTGCACCGGTCATCGATCAAACCATTGTGGGCCATATGGGCATTGAATTTACTGAATTCGGGCCGGATTTTATCTGTGCGGCCATGCCCGTGGATCACCGCACCATTCAGCCCATGGGGATACTGCATGGCGGCGCGTCCGTGGTGCTGGCTGAAACCCTGGGCAGCGTGGCATCGTATCTGGCCCTGGACTCGGATCATTATTCCGTGGGACTTCAGATTACCGCCAACCATCTCAAGCAGGTGCGCAAAGGAAAAGTGATCGGCACGGTCCGGCCGGTGCATCTGGGCCGCACCACCCATGTCTGGGACATCATTATTGAAAATGAGGCGGGTGAACCCGTGTGTGTGTCCCGGCTTACCATGGCAGTGATGCCGGTGGTACAGCCGGAATAG
- a CDS encoding TetR/AcrR family transcriptional regulator, which translates to MKTPARTGPPGKIKIMTAFSRLMETKDFQSITTAEIAGNAGVTEGLIYKYFTDKKDLLHQVLHQHFAAFQAGIEAGIQEKQTCIGKLEAIIFASLDSYTHNRVLARILLLEVRNSLSYFESGAYAMVKIYARTILDIIREGMETGELRPDMDPFLLQKVILGAIEHTCLKQVIFDKKMDVTAAAGGIVDIIFNGVKHHGCH; encoded by the coding sequence ATGAAAACACCCGCCAGAACCGGTCCGCCGGGAAAAATAAAGATCATGACCGCGTTTTCCCGTCTCATGGAAACCAAGGATTTCCAGTCCATTACCACAGCGGAGATCGCCGGGAATGCCGGGGTGACCGAAGGGTTGATCTATAAATATTTCACGGACAAAAAAGACCTGCTCCATCAGGTGCTGCATCAGCATTTCGCCGCGTTTCAGGCCGGAATTGAAGCCGGTATCCAGGAAAAACAGACCTGTATCGGGAAGCTGGAAGCCATTATTTTTGCCAGCCTGGACAGCTATACCCACAACCGGGTACTGGCCCGGATCCTGCTGCTGGAAGTGCGCAATTCCCTGTCCTATTTTGAGTCCGGGGCCTATGCCATGGTGAAAATATATGCAAGAACCATTCTGGATATCATCCGGGAAGGCATGGAAACAGGGGAACTTCGGCCGGACATGGATCCTTTTTTGTTGCAAAAGGTCATTCTCGGGGCCATTGAGCACACTTGCCTCAAACAGGTGATATTTGACAAAAAAATGGATGTGACCGCCGCAGCCGGCGGCATTGTGGACATTATATTCAACGGAGTGAAACATCATGGATGTCATTGA